A region of Colletotrichum higginsianum IMI 349063 chromosome 10, whole genome shotgun sequence DNA encodes the following proteins:
- a CDS encoding Duf803 domain membrane protein produces the protein MDHSAKMLTEAHEIYARMGGSTGETATRPPAYKAIGIALAVASGAFIGTSFVVKKVGLLKANEKYNEAPGEGYGYLKNAWWWTGMILMIIGEICNFVAYAFTDAILVTPLGALSVVLTAILSAIFLKERLSMVGKVSCFLCIVGSIVIVMNAPENSAVANIQQMQSYVIHPAFLSYAGVIIIGAAITAWYAGPRWGKKNMLVYISICSWVGGLSVVATQGLGAAIVAQAGGQAQFNQWFTYVLLVFVIATLLTEIIFLNKALNLFNAALVTPTYYVYFTSTTIITSAVLFRGFKGTPTAIITVVNGFLTICAGVVLLQLSKSAKDVPDTAVFSGDLNQIHTIAEQEQPETEPKADAIRGAAAIVRRLSSARQKMEEEEFRRLHEEKLRESLEPVSEDGQPMYEWDGLRRRRTMTVGSRSTRGTVLSPYPPSQSGVPRTPTVVPPTSPQAHPPLGMSHFPTEEEMAEHDRPTSPGMLSSIAGTIRERARSVLSPNQPQFQDPRVQSPMHPVPLTEIAVSTLKSDGDQSPYHGTSREHVYGLPAGGRGNLEYTGAAGIYDQRAVSRGSVFSGTSSHLAPTPPPHSARRQFSFTNMFKKHQADAPPQHEEEQPQPQLRPTSRYGLGSRGYSSPQVKNATEEERLGLVKGDSNLMPALQHYDDDDEEEDPYIDDKMRPVDSTPSPPQHSRYGRGITTPPRRGSDGRDTDFESEAPTPPPHRPQPGGGRPGAFL, from the exons ATGGATCACTCCGCAAAGATGCTCACGGAAGCCCACGAGATTTATGCACGCATGGGAGGCTCGACCGGTGAGACGGCCACCCGACCGCCTGCGTACAAGGCTATTGGTATTGCCCTTGCCGTTGCCTCGGGCGCATTCATCGGTACCTCCTTCGTCGTCAAAAAGGTCGGCCTGCTGAAAGCCAACGAGAAATACAATGAAGCCCCTGGCGAGGGCTATGGCTACCTAAAAAACGCTTGGTGGTGGACTGGCATGATTCTCATGATCATCGGAGAGATCTGCAACTTTGTCGCCTACGCCTTCACcgacgccatcctcgtcacGCCGCTCGGCGCCCTGTCCGTCGTCCTGACTGCCATCCTCTCCGCCATTTTTCTCAAGGAGCGCCTGAGCATGGTGGGCAAAGTCTCCTGCTTCCTCTGCATTGTTGGGTCCATTGTCATTGTCATGAACGCCCCCGAGAACTCGGCCGTAGCCAACATCCAGCAGATGCAGAGCTATGTCATTCACCCGGCCTTTCTGTCCTacgccggcgtcatcatcatcggcgccgccatcactGCGTGGTATGCTGGTCCGCGGTGGGGTAAGAAGAACATGTTGGTCTACATCTCCATTTGCAGTTGGGTCGGAGGCTTGAGCGTCGTGGCGACACAGGGGCTGGGAGCCGCCATCGTTGCCCAGGCTGGAGGACAAGCTCAGTTCAACCAATGGTTCACTTACGTGCTTTTGGTCTTTGTGATTGCCACATTGTTGACCGAGATCATTTTCTTGAAC AAAGCCCTAAACCTTttcaacgccgccctcgttACCCCCACCTACTACGTTTACttcaccagcaccaccatcatcacctcgGCTGTTCTCTTCAGAGGCTTTAAGGGCACACCGaccgccatcatcaccgtcgTCAACGGTTTCTTAACAATCTGCGCCGGGGTGGTGCTCTTGCAACTCTCAAAATCTGCCAAGGATGTGCCCGACACGGCCGTCTTTTCTGGAGATCTTAACCAGATCCACACCATTGCCGAACAGGAGCAGCCCGAGACTGAGCCCAAGGCCGACGCCAtccgcggcgccgctgccATCGTGCGCCGCTTGTCCTCGGCCAGACAGAagatggaagaggaggagttCAGGCGGCTGCACGAAGAAAAGCTTCGGGAGTCTCTGGAGCCCGTCAGCGAGGATGGCCAGCCAATGTACGAATGGGACGGGCTGAGGAGACGCAGGACAATGACGGTGGGGAGCCGAAGCACCCGTGGAACGGTCCTCTCGCCTTACCCACCCTCTCAATCCGGCGTGCCCCGTACGCCAACTGTTGTTCCCCCGACTTCGCCTCAGGCCCATCCGCCGCTGGGTATGTCTCACTTCCCAACTGAAGAGGAGATGGCGGAACACGACCGCCCTACGTCCCCTGGCATGCTCTCGAGCATTGCTGGCACGATTCGAGAGCGAGCGCGGAGTGTCTTGTCGCCCAATCAACCCCAGTTTCAGGACCCGAGGGTGCAGAGCCCCATGCATCCAGTCCCTTTGACAGAGATTGCCGTATCCACCCTCAAGTCGGACGGCGACCAGTCTCCGTATCACGGCACGAGCAGAGAACACGTCTACGGTCTTCcagccggcggccgcggcaaCTTGGAGTATACCGGTGCCGCCGGTATCTACGACCAGCGGGCTGTCTCGCGGGGTAGTGTTTTCAGCGGCACCAGCTCGCATCTCGCACCCACCCCGCCACCCCACTCGGCAAGGAGACAATTCTCCTTCACCAACATGTTCAAAAAACATCAAGCCGATGCGCCGCCACAACATGAGGAagagcagccgcagccgcagctcCGACCAACCAGTCGATACGGTCTGGGCTCGCGCGGTTATTCCAGCCCACAGGTCAAAAACGCCACTGAAGAGGAGCGGCTTGGGCTTGTGAAAGGGGATTCCAACTTGATGCCTGCTTTGCAACactacgacgacgatgacgaagaggaagatcCCTACATTGACGATAAGATGAGACCCGTGGACTCGACCCCGAGTCCGCCACAGCACTCGAGATACGGGCGAGGCATCACGACTCCGCCGAGGAGGGGTAGCGATGGCCGTGACACAGACTTTGAGTCTGAAGCGCCGACACCGCCCCCTCATCGGCCTCAGCCaggcggcggacggcctGGAGCATTCCTATAA
- a CDS encoding NWD2 protein, protein MEALGVAANVIAVVDLSAKVGGLCGEYIREAWNANDDIRKFKAGAESLQQVLEDIKNLLASNSSNEYLRQQLAASHRLYDKLLECQAELGALVARLDPGKNPSRLKRLGKALKWPFSSKEVAQAMEALVRWKTLFSTAMQSDQLNIALRLDEKIDLSGLVAAKGAAFDDYDNEPEPMCHPETRQDLLQQVERWVDNPDGKSIFWLCGPAGTGKSTISRTVANVLADKNQLAASFFFNRTRDGRNRADLFVTTIARQLTRRVPLVRSFITEAIQAEPDLPEKGLQVQFDKLILDPLLKVKTESLLLPTLVLVIDALDECDSGNSDGYQNPQSDRTRQIVRLLAKTAVIKGVRVRIFLTSRPELPIQLGFRHDVSEHSHRDVELLRDIPPAVIEHDIRVFLAAQLETIRNAYSIPKDWPGEDIVDRLVTITMPLFIYASTICKFVNDPRRRFDPRSQLQKVLSGSRGQVTNIRGTYQPILDQLLVGLSDYDSEQMLADFRRIVGSIILLADPLPVEPLSQLLRVSQDRIRCQLNNLHSVLDIPEETDPKRAVKLFHLSFREYLLSERGDGPFSVDESSKHSDLLHDCLQAMSSGSNNTGGLRNDICQLDDPGVFRKDVNPEVIRKHIPQHLLYACTHWAHHLAGSRKLIQDGDEVYVFLTRNFVHWLEAMSWMGKMKESVEIVLGLQEAVAMPDSQAAAFLRDARRYSLFAYGFYRQADVSLRGPGMGGEVS, encoded by the exons AtggaggccctcggcgttgCCGCAAATGTCATAGCTGTGGTCGACTTGTCAGCAAAGGTGGGAGGGCTTTGTGGCGAGTACATCAGAGAGGCCTGGAACGCAAACGACGACATTAGGAAGTTCAAGGCCGGGGCAGAGTCCCTGCAGCAAGTTCTGGAGGACATCAAGAACCTGCTCGCCAGCAACAGCTCGAATGAATATCTGAGGCAACAGCTGGCTGCCTCTCACAGGCTGTATGACAAGCTTCTGGAATGCCAGGCAGAACTTGGGGCGCTTGTTGCCAGACTCGACCCCGGAAAGAACCCCAGCCGCCTCAAGCGACTCGGTAAGGCTCTCAAATGGCCCTTTTCGAGCAAAGAAGTTGCGCAAGCCATGGAGGCTTTGGTGCGATGGAAGACACTGTTTTCGACGGCCATGCAATCAGACCAGTT AAACATTGCATTGCGTCTCGACGAGAAGATCGACCTTTCTGGTCTTGTAGCTGCAAAAGGCGCGGCCTTCGATGACTATGATAACGAGCCCGAGCCAATGTGCCACCCGGAGACGAGACAAGATCTGCTGCAACAGGTGGAGAGATGGGTCGACAATCCCGACGGGAAGTCCATCTTTTGGCTCTGTGGCCCTGCTGGGACGGGAAAGTCGACGATATCACGCACAGTTGCAAACGTTCTTGCCGACAAAAACCAGCTTgcggccagcttcttcttcaaccgGACCCGGGACGGTCGTAATAGGGCCGATCTTTTCGTGACGACAATTGCAAGACAACTAACCCGCCGGGTTCCTCTTGTGAGAAGCTTCATCACAGAAGCCATACAAGCAGAGCCAGATCTACCCGAGAAGGGCCTTCAGGTACAATTCGACAAGCTCATCCTGGATCCCTTGTTGAAAGTCAAGACCGAAAGTCTGCTACTGCCGACTCTGGTTTTAGTCATCGACGCCCTAGACGAGTGCGATTCAGGGAATTCTGATGGCTACCAGAATCCTCAGTCTGACCGAACCCGACAAATCGTCAGACTCCTTGCCAAGACCGCTGTCATCAAGGGTGTGAGGGTGCGCATCTTTCTCACAAGCAGGCCGGAGCTACCGATCCAACTGGGTTTCCGACACGATGTGTCTGAGCATTCTCATCGAGATGTCGAACTATTGCGGGACATTCCCCCAGCCGTCATTGAGCACGATATCCGAGTATTCCTTGCCGCTCAATTGGAAACGATCAGAAACGCATACAGCATCCCGAAAGACTGGCCAGGAGAGGACATTGTTGATAGGCTTGTCACAATCACCATGCCTCTCTTCATCTACGCTTCCACAATCTGCAAATTCGTCAACGACCCGAGGCGGCGATTTGATCCGCGCAGCCAGTTGCAAAAAGTCCTGAGTGGAAGCCGAGGCCAAGTAACCAACATTCGAGGGACGTATCAGCCGATTCTCGATCAGCTCTTGGTTGGGCTGTCTGACTACGACTCAGAGCAGATGCTAGCCGATTTCCGCAGGATTGTGGGCTCCATCATTTTGCTAGCGGACCCGTTGCCTGTCGAGCCTCTCAGTCAACTTCTCAGGGTGTCCCAAGACCGAATCCGTTGCCAGCTAAACAACCTGCACTCCGTCCTCGACATTCCAGAAGAAACGGACCCCAAGAGAGCAGTTAAACTCTTCCACCTGTCCTTCAGGGAATACCTGTTGAGCGAAAGAGGGGACGGCCCGTTCTCGGTTGACGAGTCGTCTAAGCACAGCGACCTGCTACATGATTGCCTGCAAGCCATGTCCAGCGGATCCAACAACACGGGCGGTCTCAGAAACGACATCTGTCAGTTGGACGACCCAGGCGTTTTCCGCAAGGATGTGAACCCCGAAGTGATTCGGAAGCATATTCCTCAGCATCTGCTGTATGCTTGTACCCACTGGGCTCACCACCTGGCAGGAAGCCGCAAACTTATACAGGATGGAGACGAGGTGTACGTCTTCCTGACTCGTAACTTTGTCCACTGGCTGGAGGCAATGAGTTGGATGGGCAAAATGAAGGAAAGTGTCGAAATCGTTCTCGGATTGCAGGAGGCTGTTGCCATGCCGGACTCTcaggccgccgccttcttgcgAGATGCCAGGCG CTATTCTCTTTTCGCCTACGGGTTCTATCGTCAAGCAGACGTTTCTCTCCGAGGTCCCGGCATGGGTGGTGAAGTATCCTGA
- a CDS encoding 2,3-diketo-5-methylthio-1-phosphopentane phosphatase has translation MAVLSNQFTFSIGKMGSQAASETPALATNPDFIFFTDFDGTITLEDSNDFLTDNVGYGYENRRAGNLLVLEGKKHFRDSFQEMMDSVSMPFDKCIDYLKANVKLDPAFKDFYAWCRANNVPVVIISGGMRPIIRALLVQWLGEAEVDGHIQIVSNEVAAREGKASINEEGGWRIVYHDDSIHGHDKSIELRKYSSLPTRPVMFYAGDGVSDLSAARETDLLFAKRDKDLVAYCEKEGISFVTFNDFSDIHETVKQIVEGKISVKDAARGRIH, from the exons ATGGCCGTCCTCTCCAACCAGTTCACCTTCAGCATCGGCAAAATGGGCTCCCAAGCCGCCAGCGAGACCCCGGCGCTCGCCACGAACCCggacttcatcttcttcaccgACTTCGACGGCACCATCACGCTCGAGGACTCCAACGACTTCCTCACCGACAACGTCGGTTACGGCTACGAGAACCGCCGCGCCGGCAACCTGCTCGTgctcgagggcaagaagcaCTTCCGCGACAGCTTccaggagatgatggacTCGGTCTCGATGCCCTTTGACAAGTGCATCGACTACCTCAAGGCCAACGTCAAGCTCGACCCGGCCTTCAAGGACTTTTACGCCTGGTGCCGCGCCAACAACGTgcccgtcgtcatcatcagcGGCGGCATGCGGCCCATCATCCGCGCCCTGCTCGTTCAGtggctcggcgaggccgaggtcgacggccacATCCAGATCGTCAGCAACGAGGTCGCCGCGCGCGAGGGCAAGGCCTCCATCaacgaggagggcggctgGCGCATCGTCTACCACGACGACAGCATCCACGGCCACGACAAGTCCATCGAGCTGCGCAAGTACTCCTCCCTGCCCACCCGCCCCGTCATGTTctacgccggcgacggcgtctcggacCTGTCGGCCGCCCGCGAGACGGACCTGCTGTTCGCCAAGCGCGACAAAG ATCTCGTCGCGTACTGCGAAAAGGAGGGCATCTCCTTCGTCACCTTCAACGACTTCTCCGACATCCACGAAACCGTCAAGCAgatcgtcgagggcaagatcagcgtcaaggacgccgcACGGGGACGCATCCATTAG
- a CDS encoding Major facilitator superfamily transporter: MDATMFRTLVEVESRDRDAGAPPLLPAAPAKAVPRTYPGAPHRDESSIELSRLSNTADDRHHGNNNVGGNTGNKAGATPSRPPSPTSGADVEMSRPPSPAAFEVLQSISDPYMNRYRLAAACLMNFGNGLNDSAPGALIPYIEKHYDIGYAIVSLIFIGNALGFIFGAAFLESLRMRLGRARLLALAQTVITIGYAPILARAPFPLVVVSFFLLGFGMSLTLAVNNVFCGSLRQATTALGFIHGAYGVGGTVGPLIATALVTAARASWSTYYVIPLGLAVFNGAFATWSFWRYDADLPAPSRPDAAATAAAVDSGTHLLSMFHALKARVVLLGALFIFAYQGAEVSISGWVISFLIAVRGGDPDSVGYVTAGFWGGITIGRLCLSHPAHRVGEKLFVVLATVGATVFQLLVWWVPNVVGPAVSVAIVGLLLGPIYPCAAAVFMRAMTGHERSSGMGVISAFGSSGGAVAPFTTGILAQAAGTWVLHPIAIGLFAVMMASWYGVPHGRKRSE, encoded by the exons ATGGACGCCACGATGTTCCGGACcctggtcgaggtcgaatcccgcgaccgcgacgccggggctcctcccctcctccccgccgccccggccaAGGCCGTCCCCCGGACCTACCCGGGCGCGCCCCACCGCGACGAGTCCTCGATCGAGCTCTCGCGCCTCAGCAACACAGCCGACGaccgccatcatggcaaCAATAATGTCGGCGGCAACACCGGGAACAAAGCCGGCGCCACTCCGTCCCGccctccgtcgccgacatcgggggccgacgtcgagatgaGCCGGCCCCCGAGCCCGGCCGCCTTCGAGGTCCTGCAGAGCATCTCGGACCCCTACATGAACCGCTACCGTCTGGCGGCTGCGTGCCTCATGAACTTTGGCAACGGCCTGAACGACAGCGCCCCGGGTGCTCTGATCCCCTACATTGAGAA GCACTACGACATTGGCTACGCCATCGTCTCCCTCATCTTCATCGGCAACGCCCTGGGCTtcatcttcggcgccgccttcctcgagtcccTGCGCatgcgcctcggccgcgcccGCCTCCTCGCGCTGGCCCAGACCGTCATCACGATCGGCTACGCGCCCATCCTCGCCCGCGCCCCCTTcccgctcgtcgtcgtctccttcttcctgctcggcttcggcatgTCCCTGaccctcgccgtcaacaacGTCTTCTGCGGCTCCCTGCGCCAGGCCACCACGGCGCTCGGCTTCATCCACGGCGCctacggcgtcggcggcaccgtcgggcccctcatcgccaccgccctcgtcaccgccgcccgagcCAGCTGGAGCACATACTACGTCATCCCCCTGGGCCTGGCCGTCTTCAACGGCGCCTTCGCCACCTGGTCCTTCTGGCGctacgacgccgacctcccCGCGCCGTCCCggcccgacgccgccgccaccgccgccgccgtcgactcGGGCACCCATCTCCTCAGCATGTTCCACGCCCTCAAGGCGCGCGTCGTGCTGCTGGGCGCGCTCTTCATCTTCGCCTAtcagggcgccgaggtgtCCATCTCGGGCTGGGTCATCTCCTTCCTCATCGCCgtgcgcggcggcgacccggaCTCGGTCGGCTACGTGACGGCCGGCTTCTGGGGCGGCATCACCATTGGCCGGCTGTGCCTGTCGCACCCGGCCCACCGCGTCGGCGAGAAGCTGTTCGTCGTGctcgccaccgtcggcgccaccgTCTTCCAGCTGCTCGTGTGGTGGGTGcccaacgtcgtcggccccGCCGTgtccgtcgccatcgtcggcctgctgctggggcCCATCTACCcgtgcgccgccgccgtgttcATGAGGGCCATGACGGGCCACGAGAGGTCCAGCGGCATGGGCGTCATCAGCGCGTTCGGCAGctcgggcggcgccgtcgcgccGTTCACGACGGGTATCCTCGCGCAGGCGGCCGGCACGTGGGTGCTGCACCCGATCGCCATCGGGCTGTTTGCCgtgatgatggcgtcgtGGTACGGTGTGCCGCACGGCAGGAAGAGGTCCGAGTAG
- a CDS encoding Translation initiation factor 1A/IF-1: MYLCTLIVAARPAPRPPSRKSTDRGNYPTIVTHHLLEEKKKTEKKKSSLTIILPPSPPLIASESLDSLLCLPNMGRPKRTALQAAEDTLTPPDTLDKNQAIVRVIKAEGNNLYLCELPNKKDLVLELAQRFRNTIWIKRGGYVLAETYDEPDGRLMGEIVNVVRDEKAWRKRPYWPSEFAKTNTYDDSEESDSNVGKMPPSDSEDDY; this comes from the exons ATGTACCTATGTACCTTGATAGTCGCAGCACGGCCTGCCCCGCGTCCACCCTCCAGAAAATCCACGGACAGGGGAAATTACCCCACCATTGTCACTCACCACCTCctggaagaaaaaaagaagacggaaaaaaaaaagagttCCTTGACAATCattctccccccctctcccccatTGATAGCTAGCGAAAGTCTCGACAGCCTTCTCTGCCTGCCAAACATGGGACGACCGAAACGCACCGCcctccaggccgccgaggacacCCTGACGCCTCCCGACACCCTCGACAAGAACCAGGCCATCGTGCGCgtcatcaaggccgagggcaACAACCTGTACCTGTGCGAGCTGCCCAACAAGAAGGACCTCGTGCTCGAACTGGCCCAGCGCTTCCGCAACACCATCTGGATCAAGCGCGGCGGCTACGTCTTGGCCGAGACATACGACGAACCCGACGGCCGCCTCATGGGCGAGATCGTCAACGTCGTCCGCGACGAGAAGGCCTGGCGCAAGCGGCCCTACTG GCCTAGCGAGTTTGCAAAGACCAACACGTACGACGACAGCGAGGAGTCTGATTCCAACGTCGGCAAGATGCCGCCTTCCGATTCCGAGGACGACTACTGA
- a CDS encoding Alpha-mannosyltransferase yields MADHAPPVYVQATRLVLDIASGRHALSKAIPPLLLALDAVLCGLIIWKIPYTEIDWVAYMEQVSQFVSGERDYTKIKGGTGPLVYPAAHVYTYTGLYYLTDEGKNIFLAQQLFAVLYLATLAVVMACYWQAKVPPYIFPLLILSKRLHSVFVLRCFNDCFATLFLWLAIFFFQKRLWTPGAVLYSWGLGIKMSLLLALPAVGVVLFLGRGFGGALRAAWLMAQVQIVIGVPFFSHNAAGYLGRAFELSRQFFFKWTVNWRFVGEETFLGKPFSIALLALHLSVLLLFAVTRWLNPAQRPLSSLVPAMLRGKSPFSALEEAQVAGRVTPRYVLTTILSANVMGLLFARSLHYQFYAYLAWSTPYLLWRSGLPVYVVYILWAAQEWAWNVYPSTDLSSEFVVGVMAVTVAATWFGTADEGVPAEKPASKKK; encoded by the exons ATGGCCGACCACGCGCCCCCAGTCTACGTACAGGCGACGCGTCTTGTGCTGGACATCGCCAGTGGCCGACATGCGCTCTCCAAGGCCattccccctctcctccttgccctggacGCGGTCCTATGCGGGCTGATCATTTGGAAGATCCCTT ACACGGAGATCGACTGGGTCGCTTACATGGAACAAGTCTCCCAATTCGTCTCGGGCGAGCGCGACTACACCAAGATCAAGGGCGGCACCGGGCCCCTCGTCTACCCTGCCGCCCACGTCTACACGTACACGGGCCTGTACTACCTCACCGACGAGGGCAAGAACATTTTCCTGGCGCAGCAGCTCTTTGCCGTCCTGTACCTCGCGACCCTTGCCGTTGTCATGGCGTGCTACTGGCAAGCCAAg GTCCCGCCGTACATCTTCCCGCTCCTGATCCTCTCGAAGCGCCTCCACAGCGTCTTCGTCCTGCGCTGCTTCAacgactgcttcgcgacaCTCTTCCTCTGGctcgccatcttcttcttccagaAGCGCCTGTGGACGCCCGGCGCCGTGCTGTACAGCTGGGGACTGGGCATCAAgatgtcgctgctgctggccctgccggccgtcggcgtcgtgctgttcctcggccgcggcttcggcggcgccctgCGCGCGGCGTGGCTCATGGCCCAGGTGCAGATCGTCATCGGcgtgcccttcttctcccacaACGCCGCGGGCTACCTCGGCCGCGCGTTCGAGCTGTCGCGGCAGTTCTTCTTCAAGTGGACGGTCAACTGGCGCTTCGTGGGCGAGGAGACGTTCCTCGGCAAGCCGTTTTCTATTGCGCTACTGGCACTGCATCTATCCGTCCTGCTCCTGTTCGCCGTCACCCGCTGGCTCAACCCGGCGCAGCGGCCGCTGTCGTCGCTGGTCCCGGCCATGCTGCGGGGCAAgtcgcccttctcggcgcTCGAAGAGGCCCAGGTGGCCGGCCGCGTGACGCCGCGCTACGTCCTCACGACGATTCTGTCGGCCAACGTCATGGGGCTCCTCTTCGCCCGGTCCCTGCACTACCAGTTCTACGCCTATCTAGCCTGGTCGACGCCGTACCTCCTCTGGCGCAGCGGCCTCCCCGTCTACGTCGTCTACATTCTCTGGGCGGCGCAGGAGTGGGCCTGGAACGTGTACCCCAGCACTGACCTGAGCTCGGAGTTCGTCGTGGGCGTCATGGCGGTcacggtggcggcgacgtggtTCGGCACGGCGGACGAGGGGGTTCCGGCCGAGAAGCCCGCGTCGAAGAAGAAATGA
- a CDS encoding FAD dependent oxidoreductase, whose product MTNNIVVLGAGVSGLTAALLLSKSKANSVTVISKHMPGDYDIEYTSPWAGANVLPMAPESDSRWERRTWPELSRLAAEVPEAGIHFQKSQVFRRKKDIEAGGNPYDALYAVDPWYRSLLPDFRDLRADELPANAHSGSEFTSVCINTALYLPWLVGQCRKNGVVFKRGVIAHIHQLKALHHSGRPADVVVNCSGLLACKLGGVEDKAVQAARGQVVVVRNEVEPMATISGTDDGATEVCYMMTRAAGGGTVLGGTYDKGNWDPNPDPNIANRIMKRCVELSPALTGGRGVEALDIIRHGVGLRPYREGGVRIETDRATFADGTPVVHNYGHAGWGFQGSYGCAERVVELVNEIRAEKGDKLADEPEMFSWDKASKL is encoded by the exons ATGACGAACAACATTGTCGTGCTCGG TGCTGGCGTGTCGGGCCTCACGGCGGCCCTGCTCCTGTCCAAGAGCAAAGCCAATTCCGTGACGGTGATCTCGAAGCACATGCCCGGCGACTATGACATTGAGTACACGTCGCCATGGGCCGGTGCCAACGTGCTGCC CATGGCGCCCGAGTCCGATAGCAGATGGGAGCGCAGGACATGGCCTGAACTCAGccgcctggccgccgaggttcCGGAAGCGGGTATTCACTTCCAGA AGAGCCAGGTCTTCAGACGTAAGAAGgacatcgaggccggcggcaaccCCTACGACGCCCTGTACGCCGTGGACCCGTGGTACCGCAGCCTGCTCCCGGACTTCCGCGACCTGCGCGCGGACGAGCTTCCCGCCAACGCGCACTCGGGCTCCGAGTTCACGTCGGTGTGCATCAACACGGCGCTCTACCTGCCGTGGCTCGTGGGCCAGTGCCGCAAGAACGGCGTCGTCTTCAAGCGCGGCGTCATCGCGCACATCCACCAGCTCAAGGCGCTGCACCACTCGGGCCGTccggccgacgtcgtcgtcaactgCTCGGGCCTGCTGGCGTGCAagctgggcggcgtcgaggacaagGCGGTGCAGGCGGCGCGGGGCCAGGTCGTGGTGGTGAGGAACGAGGTCGAGCCGATGGCGACCATCTCGGgcaccgacgacggggcGACCGAGGTGTGCTACATGATGACGCGGGCGGCCGGGGGCGGGACGGTCCTGGGCGGCACGTACGACAAGGGCAACTGGGACCCGAATCCGGACCCCAACATCGCGAACCGCATCATGAAGCGGTGCGTCGAGCTGAGCCCGGCGCTGACGGGCGGCCGGGGCGTCGAGGCGCTGGACATCATCCGGCACGGCGTCGGGCTGCGGCCGTaccgcgagggcggcgtccgGATCGAGACGGACAGGGCGACGTTCGCCGACGGCACGCCGGTGGTGCACAACTACGGCCACGCCGGATGGGGGTTCCAGGGGTCGTACGGCTGCGCCGAGCGGGTTGTCGAGCTGGTCAACGAGATCCGCGCCGAGAAGGGGGACAAGTTGGCGGATGAGCCCGAGATGTTCTCGTGGGACAAGGCAAGCAAgttgtag
- a CDS encoding Thioredoxin, whose product MSTRIFRPFQRIARSSIPSTYRNFHASLPNMVVHNVTSKAEFDAALEKNLVLVDAFATWCGPCKAIAPLLVNLSNEEANSGVHFVKIDVDELPDVSQELGIRAMPTFLLFRKGKKVQEVVGANPAGLKQAITKLVEDDKAANANEEKPQE is encoded by the exons ATGTCCACACGCATCTTCCGCCCTTTCCAACGCATCGCGAGATCTTCAATTCCATCTACCTACAGAAACTTCCACGCCTCTTTGCCCAACATGGTTGTCCACAACGTTACGAG caaggccgagttcGACGCTGCCCTGGAGAAGAACttggtcctcgtcgacgccttcgCCACCTGGTGCGGTCCCTGCAAGGCCATCGCCCCCCTCCTTGTCAA CCTTTCCAACGAGGAGGCCAACAGCGGTGTCCACTTCGTCAAGAttgacgtcgacgagctccccGACGTGAGCCAAGAGCTTGGAATCCGTGCCATGCCTaccttcctcctctttcggaagggcaagaaggtcCAAGAGGTTGTCGGAGCCAACCCTGCTGGCCTCAAGCAGGCCATTACGAAGTTGGTCGAAGACGACAAGGCTGCGAACGCCAACGAGGAGAAGCCTCAGGAATAA